The following are from one region of the Bactrocera oleae isolate idBacOlea1 chromosome 6, idBacOlea1, whole genome shotgun sequence genome:
- the Pop2 gene encoding CCR4-NOT transcription complex subunit 7 isoform X2, with the protein MKWAMPSAISGTGHGSGAVSHSVNIPSNEECGIRDVWKHNLEEEFRTIRKVVQKYHYVAMDTEFPGVVARPVGEFRSTADYHYQLLRCNVDLLRIIQLGLTFMDDEGKTPPGYSTWQFNFKFNLSEDMYAQDSIDLLQNSGIQFKKHEEDGIDPLDFAELLMSSGIVLVDNIKWLCFHSGYDFGYLLKLLTDQHLPADESEFFELLRIYFPNIYDIKYLMKSCKNLKGGLQEVADQLELRRVGPQHQAGSDALLTGMAFFKMREMFFEDNIDNAKYCGHLYGLGTSFIVNGTNFHESNGDNNNAT; encoded by the exons GCAATGCCTTCTGCCATAAGCGGAACCGGACACGGCTCAGGCGCCGTTAGCCATAGCGTGAATATACCAAGCAATGAAGAGTGCGGCATACGGGACGTTTGGAAGCATAATCTTGAGGAGGAATTTCGCACAATACGTAAAGTTGTGCAAAAATATCATTACGTGGCAATGGATACCGAATTTCCCGGCGTTGTAGCGCGTCCCGTTGGCGAATTTCGTTCCACAGCCGATTATCACTATCAACTGTTGCGTTGTAACGTCGATTTGCTGCGCATCATACAACTTGGACTGACATTCATGGATGACGAGGGCAAAACCCCGCCCGGTTACTCAACGTGgcagtttaattttaaatttaatttaag TGAGGATATGTATGCGCAGGATTCAATAGATCTGCTACAAAACTCCGGCATACAATTCAAAAAGCATGAAGAGGATGGCATTGATCCACTCGATTTTGCCGAATTACTTATGTCCTCCGGTATTGTGCTTGTGGATAACATCAAATGGCTGTGCTTTCATTCTGGCTACGATTTTGGTTATCTACTCAAGCTGTTAACCGATCAACATCTACCCGCTGATGAGAGTGAATTTTTCGAATTGTTACGCATCTATTTCCCCAACATATATGATATTAAATATCTGATGAAATCGTGTAAGAATTTGAAAGGTGGCCTACAAGAGGTGGCCGATCAGTTGGAATTGCGACGTGTCGGACCACAACATCAGGCCGGTTCTGATGCGCTACTAACCGGAATGGCATTCTTCAAAATGCGTGAG ATGTTCTTCGAGGACAATATCGACAATGCGAAATATTGTGGCCATCTCTATGGACTCGGCACATCCTTCATCGTAAATGGCACGAATTTCCACGAGAGTAACggcgacaacaacaatgcaacgtGA
- the Hem gene encoding membrane-associated protein Hem, whose protein sequence is MARPIYPNQQKIAEKLVILNDRGLGILTRIYNIKKACGDTKSKPGFLSDKSLESSIKFIVKRFPNIDVKGLNAIVNIKAEIIKSLSLYYHTFVDLLDFKDNVCELLTTMDACQIHLDITQNFELTKHYLDLVVTYVSLMILLSRVDDRKAVLGLYNAAYELQNNQADSGFPRLGQMILDYEVPLKRLSEEFIPHQRLLTNALRSLIAIYPLRNLPADKWREMQKLSLVGNPAILLKAVRTDTMSCEYVSLEAMDRWIIFGLLLNHQMLGQYQEVNKIWISALESSWVIALFRDEVLQIHQYIQSTFDGIKGYSKRIGEVKEAYAVATQKAALMHRERRKFLRTALKELALIMTDQPGLLGPKAIFIFIGLCLARDEILWLLRHNDNPPVTKNKGKSNEDLVDRQLPELLFHMEELRALVRKYSQVMQRYYVQYLSGFDSIDLNIRMQSLQVCPEDESVILSSLYNTASSLTVKQVEDNELFDFRAFRLDWFRLQTYMSVSKAALRIMENVELARLLDSMVFHTRVVDNLDEILVETSDLSIFCFYNKMFDDQFHMCLEFPAQNRYIIAFPLICSHFQNCTHEMCPEERHHIRERSLSVVNIFLEEMAKEAKNIITTICDEQCTMADALLPKHCAKILSVQSARKKKDKAKKQFDDIRKPGDESYRKTREDLTTMDKLHMALTELCFAINYCPTVNVWEFAFAPREYLCQNLEHRFSRDLVGMVMFNQETMEIAKPSELLATVRAYMNVLQTVENYVHIDITRVFNNCLLQQTQNLDSHGEKTIAALYNTWYSEVLVRRVSSGNIVFSMNQKAFVPISPEGWVPFNPQEFSDLNELRSLAELVGPYGIKSLNETLMWHISNQVQELKQHVASNKDVLILLRTSFDKPEVMKEQFKRLHDVDSVLQRMTLIGVILCFRNLVHEALVDVLEKRIPFLLSSVRDFQEHLPGGDQIRVASEMASAAGLPCKVDPTLTSTLKSKKPDFDEGEHLVSCLLMVFVAVSIPKLARNETSFYRASIDGHSNNTHCMAVAINNIFGALFTICGENDIEDRMKEFLALASSSLLRLGQESDKEATRNRESVYLLLDEIVKQSPFLTMDLLESCFPYVLIRNAYHAVYKQEQMLGL, encoded by the exons ATGGCACGCCCAATTTAtccaaatcaacaaaaaatagcTGAGAAGCTAGTGATACTCAACGATCGTGGACTGGGCATATTAACGCGTatttataatatcaaaaaagCATGCGGCGATACTAAATCCAAGCCAGGTTTCCTATCTGATAAATCTCTTGAGTCATCTATCAAATTCATTGTAAAGCGTTTTCCCAATATCGATGTAAAGGGTCTCAATgcaatagtgaatataaaagcgGAGATTATTAAATCGCTTTCCTTGTATTATCACACTTTTGTTGATTTGTTAGATTTTAAAGATAATGTTTGCGAATTGCTTACCACAATGGATGCTTGCCAGATACATTTGGATATTACGCAGAATTTTGAGTTGACAAAACATTATCTGGATTTAGTAGTTACATATGTCTCATTAATGATTCTGTTGTCACGTGTTGATGATCGCAAAGCTGTTTTGGGTCTCTATAATGCAGCCTACGAATTGCAAAATAATCAAGCAGATTCGGGTTTTCCGCGTCTGGGACAAATGATACTTGATTATGAAGTGCCGCTGAAACGTTTATCAGAGGAGTTCATACCGCATCAGCGTTTGCTAACTAATGCACTGCGTTCACTTATCGCAATTTATCCGTTAAGAAATTTGCCAGCTGATAAATGGCGTGAAATGCAAAAACTCAGTTTGGTAGGTAATCCAGCAATATTACTGAAAGCTGTGCGCACCGACACAATGTCCTGTGAATATGTTTCACTTGAAGCAATGGATCGTTGGATAATTTTTGGCCTGCTGTTAAATCATCAGATGCTCGGACAGTATCaggaagtaaataaaatttggatATCTGCATTAGAGTCGAGTTGGGTAATAGCATTGTTTCGTGATGAAGTACTGCAAATACATCAATATATACAGAGCACCTTTGACGGCATCAAAGGTTATAGTAAACGCATTGGTGAGGTAAAGGAAGCATATGCTGTGGCAACACAGAAGGCAGCACTGATGCATCGTGAACGGCGTAAGTTTTTGCGCACCGCCTTGAAAGAACTTGCGCTTATAATGACTGATCAGCCGGGCTTGTTGGGACCAAAggcaattttcatatttattggtTTATGCTTGGCGCGCGATGAAATACTATGGCTATTGCGGCATAACGATAATCCACCAGTGACGAAGAATAAAG GTAAATCCAATGAGGACCTTGTTGATCGTCAATTGCCAGAATTACTCTTTCATATGGAGGAACTACGCGCGCTTGTGCGCAAATACAGTCAAGTGATGCAACGCTATTATGTGCAATATCTGTCTGGGTTCGACTCGATCGATCTCAACATACGTATGCAGAGTTTGCAAGTTTGTCCGGAAGACGAAAGTGTCATATTGTCTTCGCTATATAACACCGCTTCAAGTTTGACTGTGAAACAAGTGGAGGATAATGAATTATTTGATTTTCGTGCTTTTCGGCTGGATTGGTTCCGCTTGCAAACTTACATGAGCGTTAGTAAGGCCGCGTTGCGCATAATGGAAAATGTCGAATTGGCACGCTTGCTAGACTCCATGGTTTTCCATACGCGCGTTGTGGACAACTTAGACGAGATACTCGTTGAGACCTCTGATTTGAGTATTTTCTGTTTCTACAACAAAATGTTTGACGACCAATTCCATATGTGTTTGGAATTTCCAGCACAAAATCGTTATATTATTGCATTTCCCTTGATTTGCAGTCACTTTCAGAATTGTACGCATGAAATGTGTCCCGAGGAACGTCATCACATACGCGAGCGTTCGCTTAGTGTGGTTAACATCTTTTTGGAAGAAATGGCCAAAGAagccaaaaatattataacaaccATATGTGATGAGCAATGCACAATGGCCGATGCGCTATTGCCGAAACACTGTGCCAAAATATTGTCAGTGCAATCAGCGCGCAAAAAGAAGGATAAAGCAAAAAAGCAATTTGACGATATACGTAAACCGGGTGATGAATCGTATCGCAAAACGCGTGAAGACTTGACCACAATGGATAAATTGCATATGGCGCTGACCGAGCTCTGCTTTGCCATAAATTACTGCCCGACCGTCAATGTGTGGGAGTTCGCATTTGCACCGCGCGAATATCTATGCCAAAATTTGGAGCATCGTTTTTCGAGAGATCTCGTCGGCATGGTCATGTTCAATCAGGAGACCATGGAAATTGCAAAACCATCCGAACTCTTAGCCACCGTGCGTGCATACATGAATGTGCTGCAGACCGTTGAAAATTATGTGCATATCGACATAACGCGTGTATTCAACAACTGTCTATTGCAGCAAACGCAGAATTTAGATTCTCATGGCGAGAAGACCATTGCGGCATTATATAATACATG GTACAGCGAGGTTTTAGTGCGTCGTGTCTCATCCGGCAATATAGTGTTCTCCATGAATCAGAAAGCATTTGTGCCCATATCACCCGAAGGTTGGGTGCCTTTTAACCCACAAGAATTTTCCGACCTCAATGAATTGCGTTCATTGGCCGAACTTGTCGGCCCTTATGGCATAAAATCGCTAAATGAAACACTCATGTGGCACATTTCCAATCAAGTGCAAGAGCTCAAACAACATGTTGCCTCCAACAAGGACGTGCTCATACTGCTACGCACAAGTTTCGATAAACCCGAGGTAATGAAAGAACAATTCAAACGTTTACACGATGTCGACAGTGTGCTACAACGCATGACGCTCATTGGTGTTATACTTTGTTTCCGCAATTTGGTGCATGAGGCGCTTGTGGATGTGCTTGAGAAGCGTATACCATTCTTACTTAGTTCAGTGCGTGATTTCCAAGAGCATTTGCCTGGTGGCGATCAAATACGGGTCGCTTCCGAAATGGCTTCCGCCGCTGGTTTACCATGTAAAGTCGATCCGACGCTAACCAGCACACTCAAATCGAAAAAACCCGATTTCGACGAAGGCGAACATTTGGTGTCATGTTTGCTCATGGTTTTCGTAGCAGTCTCTATACCGAAATTGGCACGCAACGAAACATCATTTTATCGCGCTTCCATCGATGGTCACTCGAATAATACACACTGTATGGCAGTGGCGATCAATAATATATTCGGCGCACTATTCACCATTTGTGGTGAAAACGATATAGAGGATCGCATGAAAGAGTTCTTGGCGCTGGCAAGCTCTTCGCTATTGCGTTTGGGTCAGGAATCGGACAAGGAGGCTACACGTAATCGCGAATCGGTTTATTTGCTCTTGGATGAGATTGTTAAGCAATCGCCTTTCTTAACGATGGATTTGCTGGAATCTTGTTTCCCATATGTGCTCATACGCAATGCATATCATGCGGTCTACAAGCAGGAACAAATGTTGGGACTTTAA
- the emei gene encoding transmembrane protein 161B, whose translation MAVLGAQLVLTLLTLSVIQKISPHFSFAKWLLCATGLYRYLHPSDDELRTLAGVPKEKHTKGGGKGNKGYETRNGTGQFHIPRNLEVQLETTPVVARDVVHLRYYTEYQWLVDFSAYAAVVYILSEIYHYYFPLKNEFNLSMIWCLLVVFFSLKLLSSLTWLYFQNEESIGERSMVIVACLVYLLIAMIVLIIDERHLETGLEHAYSSFNASASQFLTAQGLPSSGPASKLIVKLCMAVCCGLLGAIFTFPGLRMAKMHWDSLIYCSGRKTLQLLLNISFILPFLLIILWIRPISRDYLTERVFEGMQGPLLSVEAFETMRLIIVVLVVLLRFALIPIYLQSYLNLAHDKIVDLRKEAGRITNVEYQKKISSIFYYLCVVTLQFAAPLLLCLYLTLMYKSLGEFTWAGILKSSNSSSICTDMCPLSEAPLVESEVEFANTTPLPPVATTILSSMPASDSGEHIHGEDFNILESANAIHAQWISLKNVFNADVYKGFLGFASWWSYFTLFTSSALGIVYQSYFSKT comes from the exons ATG GCAGTGCTCGGTGCACAATTAGTGCTTACACTTTTAACGTTGAGTGTTATACAAAAGATAAGTCCACATTTTTCCTTCGCCAAGTGGTTATTATGCGCTACAGGCCTTTATAGATATTTACATCCTTCGGACGATGAGCTGCGTACGCTAGCTGGTGTGCCAAAAGAGAAGCACACGAAAGGTGGCGGCAAAGGAAATAAGGGATATGAGACACGAAATGGCACAGGACAATTTCATATACCACGTAACTTAGAAGTGCAACTGGAGACGACACCAGTGGTGGCACGTGATGTTGTGCATCTCAGATATTACACCGAATACCAGTGGTTGGTCGATTTCAGCGCTTATGCAGCAGTTGTGTATATTTTATCAGAg ATCTATCACTACTATTTTCCACTGAAAAATGAGTTCAACCTAAGCATGATTTGGTGCCTGTTGGTTGTCTTCTTTTCGCT CAAACTACTCTCGTCACTTACATGGTTGTATTTTCAAAATGAAGAATCGATCGGTGAACGTTCCATGGTCATAGTCGCCTGCCTAGTTTATCTACTTATTGCTATGATTGTGCTTATCATTGATGAACGGCACCTTGAGACGGGGTTGGAGCATGCATATAGTAGCTTTAACGCGAGCGCTTCACAGTTCCTTACGGCGCAAGGGTTGCCGTCATC TGGTCCCGCATCAAAGCTGATTGTGAAGCTCTGCATGGCAGTTTGTTGTGGCCTTTTAGGTGCAATTTTCACCTTCCCAGGCTTACGCATGGCAAAAATGCATTGGGACTCTTTGATATACTGCAGCGGGCGCAAAACTTTGCAATTACTACTCAACATTAGTTTTATCTTGCCTTTCCTGCTGATAATTCTCTGGATCAGACCAATAAGCAGAGATTATCTGACTGAGCGTGTATTCGAGGGCATGCAGGGACCTTT actTTCAGTGGAGGCTTTTGAAACAATGCGCCTGATTATTGTCGTTTTAGTAGTTTTACTGCGTTTCGCCTTAATACCGATATATTTGCAATCCTATTTGAATTTGGCGCATGACAAAATTGTGGATTTACGCAAGGAAGCCGGTCGCATTACAAATGTGGAATATCAGAAGAAG atTTCCTCCATATTTTACTACCTCTGCGTGGTCACATTGCAATTCGCTGCACCGCTCTTGCTATGCTTATATCTCACATTGATGTACAAAAGTTTAGGTGAATTCACCTGGGCTGGCATATTAAAAagtagcaacagcagcagcatttGCACAGATATGTGTCCGTTAAGCGAGGCGCCATTGGTCGAAAGTGAAGTGGAGTTTGCAAATACGACACCTTTGCCGCCAGTTGCCACAACAATATTGAGCAGCATGCCGGCGTCTGATAGCGGTGAACATATTCATGGCGAggatttcaatattttagaaTCTGCAAATGCTATACATGCGCAGTGGAtcagtttaaaaaat gtTTTCAATGCCGACGTATACAAAGGTTTTCTAGGCTTTGCCAGCTGGTGGAGTTATTTTACACTTTTCACCTCCTCAGCATTGGGTATTGTGTACCAATCATAttttagcaaaacgtga
- the Pop2 gene encoding CCR4-NOT transcription complex subunit 7 isoform X3 yields the protein MPSAISGTGHGSGAVSHSVNIPSNEECGIRDVWKHNLEEEFRTIRKVVQKYHYVAMDTEFPGVVARPVGEFRSTADYHYQLLRCNVDLLRIIQLGLTFMDDEGKTPPGYSTWQFNFKFNLSEDMYAQDSIDLLQNSGIQFKKHEEDGIDPLDFAELLMSSGIVLVDNIKWLCFHSGYDFGYLLKLLTDQHLPADESEFFELLRIYFPNIYDIKYLMKSCKNLKGGLQEVADQLELRRVGPQHQAGSDALLTGMAFFKMREMFFEDNIDNAKYCGHLYGLGTSFIVNGTNFHESNGDNNNAT from the exons ATGCCTTCTGCCATAAGCGGAACCGGACACGGCTCAGGCGCCGTTAGCCATAGCGTGAATATACCAAGCAATGAAGAGTGCGGCATACGGGACGTTTGGAAGCATAATCTTGAGGAGGAATTTCGCACAATACGTAAAGTTGTGCAAAAATATCATTACGTGGCAATGGATACCGAATTTCCCGGCGTTGTAGCGCGTCCCGTTGGCGAATTTCGTTCCACAGCCGATTATCACTATCAACTGTTGCGTTGTAACGTCGATTTGCTGCGCATCATACAACTTGGACTGACATTCATGGATGACGAGGGCAAAACCCCGCCCGGTTACTCAACGTGgcagtttaattttaaatttaatttaag TGAGGATATGTATGCGCAGGATTCAATAGATCTGCTACAAAACTCCGGCATACAATTCAAAAAGCATGAAGAGGATGGCATTGATCCACTCGATTTTGCCGAATTACTTATGTCCTCCGGTATTGTGCTTGTGGATAACATCAAATGGCTGTGCTTTCATTCTGGCTACGATTTTGGTTATCTACTCAAGCTGTTAACCGATCAACATCTACCCGCTGATGAGAGTGAATTTTTCGAATTGTTACGCATCTATTTCCCCAACATATATGATATTAAATATCTGATGAAATCGTGTAAGAATTTGAAAGGTGGCCTACAAGAGGTGGCCGATCAGTTGGAATTGCGACGTGTCGGACCACAACATCAGGCCGGTTCTGATGCGCTACTAACCGGAATGGCATTCTTCAAAATGCGTGAG ATGTTCTTCGAGGACAATATCGACAATGCGAAATATTGTGGCCATCTCTATGGACTCGGCACATCCTTCATCGTAAATGGCACGAATTTCCACGAGAGTAACggcgacaacaacaatgcaacgtGA
- the Nprl3 gene encoding GATOR complex protein NPRL3 → MEVNPIAVLLVYMDSKGDRLLFRYPYENVYKDKTPMHSMPLAASAPVLNNLPLVDVAMSSSTTSLVSQVSSDTSRKRNPYAISSSDELLQTAPPPNIAPANVFGVCNSLCNTVPKGQLEGFTDEVLSTLFAVKQQLCNQKLELKVNDVRFVSHPTLIPRNEHRNNAANTSNASNASNTSLPLAATTTVTNAAIGTATIATPLPQPKSQPQQMLINVVFALHAQASYSIVKCYYELSKRLGLALRFEEQRASYCTEETMLMARTHDELSSQQQPLERTFDAITERCTLAQALKSIYHDLCTTGLLNTTLNQYLTVSFCLPQKAHQLHKKGSMVDPEVIDRCLRSLKPYHGMLLVDYAELLDCVPPRAARMLLQLVEIYTPLMSLQMLASEADMSIEHVYKMVSHLVYWGKATIIYPLCETNVYVIAPDAPLHTKSHLVEKFSARFAGMSLFDAIAHFSLPTSIGHLTTPLQQSARQGMLAQMVVWMLQHHLLMQLHTYVQFMPSDLDDFYGGVSTMNVAGSDCSACSDGANEHKSSLMDLQEGTNTNSSIGVGVTGELLISPLSRSMNVSDDELNAGSLLSCASQPLPVPHTSHRSITEDRYSGGCSTASDNIVAQPSSSHKSNYSMTASISTENCDSIASIEDEERIKELLSVFNDADRAAIRRIPASTNIDDLSLLVKLYQAGYFKSEHHLEEIMYFQSLRPAELLQLLDKFRDVLIIYETEDPAIASMYNNK, encoded by the exons atggaAGTAAATCCAATAGCAGTGCTGCTCGTCTATATGGACAGCAAAGGAGACCGTCTCTTATTTCGTTATCCTTATGAAAATGTGTACAAAG ataagACACCGATGCATAGTATGCCCTTGGCGGCATCTGCGCCGGTACTGAACAATCTACCCCTGGTTGATGTAGCGATGAGCAGTTCAACGACATCGCTGGTGTCACAAGTTTCTTCCGATACCAGTAGAAAACGCAATCCATACGCCATTAGCAGCAGCGATGAACTATTGCAAACGGCGCCACCGCCAAATATTGCACCCGCTAATGTGTTTGGTGTTTGCAATAGTTTGTGTAATACAGTGCCCAAAGGTCAATTGGAAGGTTTCACTGATGAAGTGCTCTCAACGCTATTTGCAGTAAAACAACAATTGTGCAATCAAAAACTAGAATTAAAAGTAAATGATGTGCGTTTTGTGTCGCATCCAACATTAATACCGCGCAATGAACACCGCAACAACGCGGCCAATACAAGTAATGCTTCAAATGCCTCCAACACATCTTTACCACTTGCGGCGACAACAACGGTTACAAACGCTGCTATCGGTACTGCAACCATTGCAACACCTTTGCCGCAGCCGAAATCGCAACCACAACAAATGCTTATAAATGTTGTGTTCGCTTTGCATGCGCAGGCCAGTTATTCCATAGTGAAATGCTATTACGAACTAAGCAAGCGTCTCGGTTTAGCGTTACGTTTCGAAGAACAACGTGCCAGCTACTGTACCGAAGAGACAATGCTTATGGCACGCACACATGATGAACTCTCTTCACAACAGCAACCATTGGAGCGTACATTTGATGCCATCACGGAGCGTTGTACTCTAGCGCAAGCGCTCAAATCAATCTATCATGATCTATGCACTACCGGCTTACTGAATACAACGTTAAATCAATACTTAACGGTAAGTTTTTGTTTACCGCAAAAAGCGCATCAGTTACACAAAAAAGGTAGTATGGTCGATCCTGAGGTTATAGATCGTTGTTTGCGTTCCTTAAAACCCTATCACGGCATGTTGCTTGTTGACTATGCGGAACTGCTGGACTGTGTACCACCACGTGCTGCGCGTATGCTACTACAACTAGTGGAGATCTACACACCGCTAATGAGTTTACAAATGCTTGCATCAGAAGCGGACATGAGCATTGAACATGTTTACAAAATGGTCTCACATCTGGTTTATTGGGGTAAAGCCACTATAATCTATCCGCTTTGTGAAACGAATGTTTATGTTATTGCGCCTGATGCGCCACTACATACAAAATCACATTTAGTTGAGAAATTCTCAGCGCGTTTTGCTGGCATGTCACTTTTCGATGCCATTGCACACTTTTCACTGCCCACATCCATTGGTCATCTCACCACACCACTGCAGCAATCGGCGCGTCAGGGTATGCTCGCACAAATGGTTGTCTGGATGTTGCAACATCACTTACTAATGCAattgcacacatatgtacaatttaTGCCGAGTGATTTAGACGATTTCTATGGCGGCGTGAGTACTATGAATGTGGCGGGCAGCGATTGTTCAGCATGTAGTGATGGCGCAAATGAACACAAGTCATCGCTAATGGACTTACAAGAAGgtacaaatacaaatagttCAATTGGTGTGGGCGTTACAGGTGAACTGTTGATATCACCATTGAGTCGTAGCATGAATGTGAGCGATGACGAACT CAATGCCGGCTCCTTGCTGTCCTGCGCCAGTCAACCACTGCCAGTGCCGCATACTAGCCATCGCTCGATTACTGAAGATCGCTATTCGGGCGGCTGTTCAACAGCATCAGATAATATTGTCGCACAACCATCCTCTAGTCACAAGTCAAATTATAG cATGACTGCCTCCATAAGCACAGAGAATTGTGACAGTATCGCCTCCATCGAAGATGAGGAAAGAATTAAAGAGCTACTATCGGTGTTCAATGACGCCGATCGTGCAGCCATAAGACGTATACCCGCATCAACGAACATCGATGATCTCTCGTTGCTGGTGAAACTCTATCAGGCGGGTTATTTTAAGAGCGAACATCACCTCGAAGAGATTATGTACTTCCAAAGCCTACGTCCGGCTGAACTTTTACAGCTATTGGATAAATTTCGTGATGTGCTAATCATATATGAGACTGAGGACCCTGCCATTGCATCGATGTACAATAATAAGTGA
- the Pop2 gene encoding CCR4-NOT transcription complex subunit 7 isoform X1 — translation MKWRPNYYFQAMPSAISGTGHGSGAVSHSVNIPSNEECGIRDVWKHNLEEEFRTIRKVVQKYHYVAMDTEFPGVVARPVGEFRSTADYHYQLLRCNVDLLRIIQLGLTFMDDEGKTPPGYSTWQFNFKFNLSEDMYAQDSIDLLQNSGIQFKKHEEDGIDPLDFAELLMSSGIVLVDNIKWLCFHSGYDFGYLLKLLTDQHLPADESEFFELLRIYFPNIYDIKYLMKSCKNLKGGLQEVADQLELRRVGPQHQAGSDALLTGMAFFKMREMFFEDNIDNAKYCGHLYGLGTSFIVNGTNFHESNGDNNNAT, via the exons CGCCCGAATTATTACTTTCAGGCAATGCCTTCTGCCATAAGCGGAACCGGACACGGCTCAGGCGCCGTTAGCCATAGCGTGAATATACCAAGCAATGAAGAGTGCGGCATACGGGACGTTTGGAAGCATAATCTTGAGGAGGAATTTCGCACAATACGTAAAGTTGTGCAAAAATATCATTACGTGGCAATGGATACCGAATTTCCCGGCGTTGTAGCGCGTCCCGTTGGCGAATTTCGTTCCACAGCCGATTATCACTATCAACTGTTGCGTTGTAACGTCGATTTGCTGCGCATCATACAACTTGGACTGACATTCATGGATGACGAGGGCAAAACCCCGCCCGGTTACTCAACGTGgcagtttaattttaaatttaatttaag TGAGGATATGTATGCGCAGGATTCAATAGATCTGCTACAAAACTCCGGCATACAATTCAAAAAGCATGAAGAGGATGGCATTGATCCACTCGATTTTGCCGAATTACTTATGTCCTCCGGTATTGTGCTTGTGGATAACATCAAATGGCTGTGCTTTCATTCTGGCTACGATTTTGGTTATCTACTCAAGCTGTTAACCGATCAACATCTACCCGCTGATGAGAGTGAATTTTTCGAATTGTTACGCATCTATTTCCCCAACATATATGATATTAAATATCTGATGAAATCGTGTAAGAATTTGAAAGGTGGCCTACAAGAGGTGGCCGATCAGTTGGAATTGCGACGTGTCGGACCACAACATCAGGCCGGTTCTGATGCGCTACTAACCGGAATGGCATTCTTCAAAATGCGTGAG ATGTTCTTCGAGGACAATATCGACAATGCGAAATATTGTGGCCATCTCTATGGACTCGGCACATCCTTCATCGTAAATGGCACGAATTTCCACGAGAGTAACggcgacaacaacaatgcaacgtGA